The segment TTGGCAAACCTCCTAGGGATTTTGACCTCGCTTCGGTTTGCCAACAAGTTAAAAGTTAGGGGTGGATTCCTCCTTGCTCGGAGGTGAGATTGGCTAACCAGCATTGCGGTAGACCCGCACCCTTTTGCTGGGAGCGCACCCAACTTCGAGGTAGACAGTCAACCTGAGCCAGAAAGCAAGACTATCTTCCGACAGTCAAACTAGCTCGTAATTGTCGATGGCACAGGGGCTATTGCTAGCATGAACCACGGCGCACTCTATTTATAAAATACATTTGAACTAATTGCAAGTAATTTCTATTTTCGAGATTGGTATGCTGCGATCGCTAAATTTCTTGCTTTCTCTTGAGGAGTGCCTGAAAGAGGTTGTTTCGTAATCTCAATCGAAATGCCAACTTGAGCTGCTTGGCTTTGAATAAATTGGGTTAATTGAGCGTATCTCCAACGATGAACGCTGGCTCGGTACTGGCGAGCATACTTTCGCTGCTGTTCTATAGAACCTAGAATTTTTTGCTCTGCTCTTGCTTGAACCTCGCTTTGAACAATCTCTCGAATGTCACCAAGGTCAGGAAGCGCGAGGCTACTTACCTGATATTCCTGAGCGATCGCTACAATTTCATGAGCGATCAAACGATCGAGATATTGTCCTTGGTTAGATTCTCTAAGTTGGCTAGAACCTCCTTTTCTTTGGTTGTTATGACGCTTATGAGCGTTACGTTGCTGGTTTAGGCGATATCGATTGAGGAGTTTGTAATTTTTGCCTAGGATTTGACGAATGCTTCTGTAGGTGATAGCTTTACCCGTTTGGATATTGACAATGGCTAAAGTAGCAGGTTTATCAAGTCCATAGCTTACTCCAGCCAGAATTGAAGGTTGACCTTGGTAGAGAGGATAGCTCGGACGTGGAAATTGATTCTCCAGCAATTCCAGCATTCTTTCTCGCCTTCTGATAAAAGCATCCTGATTCTGACTTCGATTTTCTTTGGCTTTCGTACTAGCGATCACTTTTGCACAGTCGCTTGCCTTCTTTTGACGAATTTCCTCTGTGCCTTCTTGCGTCCAAGTATCAGTCTCTATAGAACACGATAAAACTAATCGATGAACTACCCAATGTTCTGCATCACCTTTGCCTTCTTGCCAAGCGATTTGCCCAGAACGTAAGGAGAACAAGCTGCTTGAATGCTGATTTTTGCTTGCTTTTTTAGTTTCTTGATCTTCTAAGAATCGGTTAAACCAGTGAAGATCCCTTTGATCGCAGTAGACCTCAAAGAAATGCTCACTCAAACCGTTGAAACTGACACATATCCTGCCTTGGCTGTTTAGTGACCAGCGAAGATCTTCATTAGTTTCGTAGTTGACAGGGAAGGGTAAAATTGCTGGCTTAGTGAGGAGCCGTGCTTGCCAACCGGCTGCTTCCTCTTCGTTTTCAGGAATATGACTTGTTGCCGTTTCTAACGCTTCTATCCAAGAATGCCAAGATAAGTGCCGTCCTCTTGGGATTCTAGTGGTTTGGAAAGTGTTCATTAAACGCTCAAGGCGGATTTCTGTTTTACGGCGACGTTTGATGAATTTTTCGGGGTTTTCGTTTTGATCAGGCAATTTGCAACCGTTCTTGAGTAGGTAAGCGATCGCACATCGAGTCAAGGGATCTTCTGTCTCGTCATAAAGTTTGAAGAGGGTGCGAGAAACATTCGCGCCTGCTTGATTTGATGTTTGATTCTTTTTCTTACTTCGGGTCTTCTTAACTTCAGGTTGGTCACTCTCTGAAATTGGTTCATTCAGGTGCGTGAGGAGTTCGCTGGCTTTCAATCTGAGTGTATTGATATCAGTCTGACTAGCGATCGTTAATTCATTGTCGCTTTGAAGCATTGCTAACCAACGGGTCTGACCTGAAATCTGATTTCTAAGTCGTGTTTGAAGTGCTAGCCAGGACAAAAATATGCGATGTACAGTCGAGATTGCTGAGGAATAAAACCTTCCTGGTTGTCCTGAAAATTGGGGGTCTTGCTTTAGTTGATTACACGCTTCACTGACAACTAAACGAGGAAGTTTCCCTGTAAGGCTCCATTCCTCAAACCGCGAATCCTGAGCGATATGCTTGAGCAACTCGTTGATCAGAGGAGTATGCTTTTCTGCCATTAAGTGCCATAAAGCACGACGAGTTTCTTCAGTTGCCACCAACTTGCATTGGA is part of the Leptolyngbya boryana PCC 6306 genome and harbors:
- the cas12k gene encoding type V CRISPR-associated protein Cas12k (Type V-K CRISPR systems have also been known as with the large Cas12k protein, has also been known as type V-U5, and Cas12k as C2c5.), producing MSVITIQCKLVATEETRRALWHLMAEKHTPLINELLKHIAQDSRFEEWSLTGKLPRLVVSEACNQLKQDPQFSGQPGRFYSSAISTVHRIFLSWLALQTRLRNQISGQTRWLAMLQSDNELTIASQTDINTLRLKASELLTHLNEPISESDQPEVKKTRSKKKNQTSNQAGANVSRTLFKLYDETEDPLTRCAIAYLLKNGCKLPDQNENPEKFIKRRRKTEIRLERLMNTFQTTRIPRGRHLSWHSWIEALETATSHIPENEEEAAGWQARLLTKPAILPFPVNYETNEDLRWSLNSQGRICVSFNGLSEHFFEVYCDQRDLHWFNRFLEDQETKKASKNQHSSSLFSLRSGQIAWQEGKGDAEHWVVHRLVLSCSIETDTWTQEGTEEIRQKKASDCAKVIASTKAKENRSQNQDAFIRRRERMLELLENQFPRPSYPLYQGQPSILAGVSYGLDKPATLAIVNIQTGKAITYRSIRQILGKNYKLLNRYRLNQQRNAHKRHNNQRKGGSSQLRESNQGQYLDRLIAHEIVAIAQEYQVSSLALPDLGDIREIVQSEVQARAEQKILGSIEQQRKYARQYRASVHRWRYAQLTQFIQSQAAQVGISIEITKQPLSGTPQEKARNLAIAAYQSRK